Proteins encoded by one window of Cystobacter ferrugineus:
- a CDS encoding MotA/TolQ/ExbB proton channel family protein → MMSFILLAQTGNEQVGWLSRKLLGVTLTSAEWVLWVLVVLSVFSIGLMLERAVYFATHRLPDSEALAVRLARGELEAVRAAVGERKGMEAAVLREALASVEQGADTVEQVIASTVARERPQYERYLSFLGTLGNNAPFIGLFGTVLGIIKAFHDLGNMGAKGAAIQQTVMAGISEALVATAVGLAVAIPAVVAFNVFNRQLKTLTSRTNALGHALVGSLRARNASRPGASTEAR, encoded by the coding sequence GGGCAATGAGCAGGTTGGCTGGCTGAGCCGCAAGCTGCTCGGTGTCACCCTCACCAGCGCCGAGTGGGTGCTGTGGGTGCTGGTGGTGCTCTCGGTCTTCTCCATCGGGCTGATGCTCGAGCGCGCGGTGTACTTCGCCACGCACCGGCTGCCGGACTCCGAGGCCCTGGCGGTGCGGCTGGCCCGGGGCGAGCTGGAGGCGGTGCGCGCCGCGGTGGGTGAGCGCAAGGGCATGGAGGCCGCGGTGCTGCGCGAGGCGCTGGCCTCGGTGGAGCAGGGAGCGGACACGGTGGAGCAGGTGATCGCCTCCACGGTGGCGCGCGAGCGTCCCCAGTACGAGCGCTACCTGTCCTTCCTGGGCACGCTGGGCAACAACGCGCCCTTCATCGGCCTGTTCGGCACGGTGCTCGGCATCATCAAGGCCTTCCACGACCTGGGCAACATGGGCGCCAAGGGCGCCGCCATCCAGCAGACGGTGATGGCGGGCATCTCCGAGGCGCTCGTCGCCACGGCGGTGGGCCTGGCGGTGGCCATCCCCGCGGTGGTCGCCTTCAACGTCTTCAACCGCCAGCTCAAGACGCTCACCTCGCGCACCAACGCGCTGGGCCATGCGCTCGTGGGCAGCCTCCGGGCCCGCAACGCCTCGCGCCCCGGCGCCTCCACGGAGGCTCGTTAG
- a CDS encoding OmpA family protein, with protein MRGWKALTWGVLGTVALSGCAAMTPRELVDARSAYQEASAGPAVQYAPDALGQARDALDEANRVYDREKNTERTRTLAYVALRRAQIAESLARTAVALNERTQAEQQLALARAEDAERTRRELAQSRQELAEAQRLRTEAEQRQAEIQRQQEETARLQAEQEAQARAQREEQERQAKLTETQSRMEQLNAQLEQERQARLQAEQRAAAAEAEARAQREVAEELRNIRQVQVKEETRGLVLTLSGSVLFRSGSADLLATARRRLNEVAEALKKAPNPLVIEGHTDSLGPAELNEELSYLRAEAVRDYLVARGVDPERIRTEGRGKDQPIASNATAEGRANNRRVEIILERGVGGSGARQEPRP; from the coding sequence ATGCGGGGATGGAAGGCGTTGACGTGGGGAGTGCTCGGAACCGTGGCGCTCTCGGGGTGCGCGGCCATGACGCCGCGCGAGCTGGTGGATGCGCGCAGTGCCTATCAAGAGGCCTCCGCGGGCCCGGCGGTGCAGTACGCCCCGGATGCCCTCGGACAGGCCCGGGACGCGCTCGACGAGGCCAACCGCGTCTACGATCGCGAGAAGAACACCGAGCGCACGCGCACCCTCGCCTATGTGGCGCTGCGCCGGGCGCAGATCGCCGAGTCGCTCGCCCGCACCGCGGTGGCCCTGAATGAGCGGACCCAGGCGGAGCAGCAGCTCGCCCTGGCCCGGGCGGAGGACGCCGAGCGCACACGGCGGGAGCTGGCGCAGTCGCGCCAGGAGCTCGCCGAGGCGCAGCGGCTGCGCACGGAGGCGGAGCAGCGCCAGGCGGAGATCCAACGCCAGCAGGAGGAGACGGCGCGCCTCCAGGCCGAGCAGGAGGCCCAGGCCCGCGCCCAGCGCGAGGAGCAGGAGCGCCAGGCGAAGCTCACCGAGACCCAGAGCCGGATGGAGCAGCTCAACGCGCAGCTCGAGCAGGAGCGCCAGGCGCGCCTCCAGGCGGAGCAGCGCGCCGCGGCCGCCGAGGCCGAGGCCCGCGCCCAGCGCGAGGTGGCCGAGGAGCTGCGCAACATCCGCCAGGTGCAGGTGAAGGAGGAGACACGGGGCCTGGTGCTCACGCTCTCCGGCAGCGTGCTGTTCCGCTCGGGCAGCGCGGATCTCCTCGCGACGGCCCGGCGGCGGCTCAACGAGGTGGCCGAGGCGCTCAAGAAGGCCCCGAACCCGCTCGTCATCGAGGGTCACACCGACAGCCTGGGCCCGGCGGAGCTCAACGAGGAGCTGTCGTACCTGCGCGCCGAGGCCGTGCGCGACTACCTCGTCGCTCGGGGCGTGGACCCCGAGCGCATCCGCACCGAGGGGCGGGGCAAGGATCAGCCCATCGCCTCCAACGCCACCGCCGAGGGCCGCGCCAACAACCGCCGCGTGGAGATCATCCTCGAGCGTGGCGTGGGTGGCTCGGGCGCGCGGCAGGAGCCCAGGCCGTAG
- a CDS encoding BMP family lipoprotein, which produces MPPSSSLLRLSLLSALVLVSGCKKQSEEKPAGTAPTATAPSATPEAPKAKDLKVGLVTDVGGRGDHSFNDSALRGLELWAAGKKMESGRYADASPEELKATLHQDLATRGITPVGATPVVLQSKVAEDYEPNLQLLVDQGVDLSVGVGFMLESAVETVAKRNPDAKFLLIDSPIVGADGKPYTLPNVRTAVFREEQGSFLVGALAGLATQGGKVGFVGGMEVPLIKRFEAGFRAGVAATNPKATVLVNYTGSFDNVSAGKQVAQDLVSKGADVIFHAAGSDGLGVIQSVKEARAAKKNVFVIGVDSDQSPLAPEAVLTSMVKRVDLAVYEAVRDLRDGKLTGGDVVLGLKEGGVTYAPVRVEFPGREAALQKVEELRAKVVSGEIQVPSHPSQLNTAPATP; this is translated from the coding sequence ATGCCCCCTTCCTCCTCCCTGTTGCGCCTATCCCTGCTGTCCGCCCTGGTGCTCGTGTCTGGCTGCAAGAAGCAGTCGGAAGAGAAGCCGGCGGGCACCGCTCCCACCGCCACCGCTCCTTCCGCCACTCCCGAGGCTCCCAAGGCCAAGGACCTGAAGGTGGGCCTCGTGACGGACGTGGGCGGCCGGGGAGATCACTCCTTCAATGACTCGGCGCTGCGCGGGCTGGAGCTGTGGGCCGCGGGCAAGAAGATGGAGTCGGGCCGCTACGCGGATGCTTCCCCGGAGGAGTTGAAGGCGACGCTCCATCAGGACCTGGCCACGCGCGGCATCACCCCGGTGGGCGCCACCCCCGTGGTGTTGCAGAGCAAGGTGGCCGAGGACTACGAGCCCAACCTGCAGCTCCTGGTGGACCAGGGCGTGGACCTGTCCGTGGGCGTGGGCTTCATGCTCGAGAGCGCCGTGGAGACGGTGGCCAAGCGCAACCCGGACGCGAAGTTCCTGCTCATCGACAGCCCCATCGTCGGCGCGGATGGCAAGCCGTACACGCTGCCCAACGTGCGCACGGCGGTGTTCCGCGAGGAGCAGGGCAGCTTCCTCGTGGGCGCGCTGGCGGGGCTCGCCACGCAGGGCGGCAAGGTGGGCTTCGTGGGCGGCATGGAGGTGCCCCTCATCAAGAGGTTCGAGGCGGGCTTCCGCGCGGGCGTGGCCGCCACCAACCCCAAGGCGACGGTGCTGGTGAACTACACCGGCAGCTTCGACAACGTGTCCGCCGGCAAGCAGGTGGCCCAGGACCTGGTCTCCAAGGGCGCGGACGTCATCTTCCACGCGGCCGGCTCGGACGGCCTGGGCGTCATCCAGTCGGTGAAGGAGGCGCGCGCGGCGAAGAAGAACGTGTTCGTCATCGGCGTGGACTCGGATCAGTCCCCGCTCGCGCCGGAGGCGGTGCTCACCTCGATGGTCAAGCGCGTGGACCTGGCCGTCTACGAGGCCGTGCGTGACTTGCGCGACGGCAAGCTGACGGGCGGCGACGTGGTGCTGGGCCTCAAGGAGGGTGGCGTCACCTACGCCCCCGTGCGCGTGGAGTTCCCCGGGCGCGAGGCGGCCCTGCAGAAGGTCGAGGAGCTGCGCGCCAAGGTCGTCTCGGGTGAGATCCAGGTGCCCAGCCACCCCTCGCAGCTCAACACCGCGCCCGCCACTCCCTGA
- a CDS encoding phosphomannomutase/phosphoglucomutase, translated as MNAHIFREYDIRGLVGKDLTPEVVELLGQGLGTVVRRKGGRSVVVGRDCRESSTTFRDALCRGLTSTGLNVFDVGVVPTPLTYFAANTLPVDGLAMITGSHNPPEYNGFKIGAGKTTFHGPEIQALRKLIEERDFECAELPGTVSPYDIVTPYNHFIRQTVKVGRKGMKIVIDAGNGTGGAVAVPLFESMGFEVVPLFCDMDARFPNHHPDPTVVENMQDLIAAVKREKAEVGIAYDGDSDRIGVVDDQGNILWGDQLMILFSRYVLKASPGAAIVGEVKCSYTLYDDIAKNGGKAVMWKAGHSLIKAKMKEEHAELAGEMSGHIFFKNRYFGFDDAVYSSARLLEILTHEKQTLSELLADVPRTYASPELRVDTREEKKFEIVRRATEWLRKAGHALVDVDGVRVTFSDGWGLIRASNTQPILVLRFEARTPERLEEIRQLIEGTVEKMQREVGA; from the coding sequence ATGAACGCGCACATCTTTCGCGAGTACGACATCCGTGGACTGGTCGGTAAGGATCTCACGCCCGAAGTGGTGGAATTGCTCGGCCAGGGACTTGGCACGGTGGTGCGGCGCAAGGGTGGGCGCAGCGTGGTGGTGGGCCGGGACTGCCGCGAGTCCTCGACGACCTTCCGCGATGCGCTGTGCCGGGGCCTGACGTCCACGGGACTCAACGTGTTCGACGTGGGGGTGGTGCCCACGCCGCTGACGTACTTCGCCGCCAACACCCTGCCGGTGGACGGCCTGGCGATGATCACCGGCAGCCACAACCCGCCCGAGTACAACGGCTTCAAGATTGGCGCGGGCAAGACGACCTTCCACGGCCCGGAGATCCAGGCGCTGCGCAAGCTCATCGAGGAGCGCGACTTCGAGTGCGCCGAGCTGCCGGGCACGGTGAGCCCCTATGACATCGTCACCCCGTACAACCACTTCATCCGCCAGACGGTGAAGGTGGGCCGCAAGGGGATGAAGATCGTCATCGACGCGGGCAACGGCACGGGCGGCGCGGTGGCGGTGCCGCTCTTCGAGAGCATGGGCTTCGAGGTGGTGCCGCTGTTCTGCGACATGGACGCGCGCTTCCCCAACCACCACCCGGACCCCACGGTGGTGGAGAACATGCAGGATCTCATCGCCGCGGTGAAGCGCGAGAAGGCCGAGGTGGGCATCGCCTACGACGGCGACAGCGATCGCATCGGGGTGGTGGACGACCAGGGCAACATCCTCTGGGGCGACCAGTTGATGATCCTCTTCAGCCGCTACGTGCTCAAGGCGAGCCCTGGCGCGGCCATCGTGGGCGAGGTGAAGTGCTCCTACACGCTCTACGACGACATCGCGAAGAACGGCGGCAAGGCCGTCATGTGGAAGGCGGGCCACTCGCTCATCAAGGCGAAGATGAAGGAGGAGCACGCGGAGCTGGCCGGCGAGATGAGCGGCCACATCTTCTTCAAGAACCGCTACTTCGGCTTCGATGACGCCGTGTACTCCTCGGCGCGCCTCCTGGAGATCCTCACCCACGAGAAGCAGACGCTGTCGGAGCTGCTCGCGGACGTGCCCCGGACGTACGCCTCGCCCGAGCTGCGCGTGGACACGCGCGAGGAGAAGAAGTTCGAGATCGTCCGCCGGGCCACCGAGTGGCTGCGCAAGGCGGGCCATGCCCTGGTGGACGTGGATGGAGTGCGGGTGACGTTCTCGGATGGCTGGGGGCTCATCCGGGCCTCCAACACCCAGCCCATCCTGGTGCTGCGCTTCGAGGCGCGCACCCCCGAGCGGCTGGAGGAGATCCGCCAGCTCATCGAGGGCACGGTGGAGAAGATGCAGCGCGAGGTTGGCGCCTGA
- a CDS encoding Na+/H+ antiporter, with product MNFELAFVLLFSIATAVAIVARYFKFPYTVALVVAGLTLGVVHAFEPPHLTKELLFAIILPGLIFEAAFHVEFRKFWKNKLAIHALAIPGVVASVAITALLLSPVVGGLNLVPGFGFLSALVFAAVIVSTDPIAVVGLFKALGAPKRLAVLVEGESLLNDGTAVVLFTLIVAVASGGQFTVGGATLDFIRVAGMGGLIGGAVGFGVSQVIQRVDDAMVEITLTVIAAYGSFVVAEHFHYSGVIATVTAGMLCGNWTAHLSMSPTTRVAVASFWEYLAFALNSVVFLLIGLEVQLASLLASWKPILLAYGAVLAGRAAVVFLVSALLRFTSERMPWTWSAVLTWSGLRGAISMVLVLGLPDDFAHRELLVNMTFGVVVLSIIFQGLTMAPLLKRLGITGVKDVYQEKYEQARGRMSAIHAALTALESMRRTRDIPADVLEQLERDYQRKASEVEQELSALKQQTTRFHEEEHEEAVRRMLIVEKDALLKSYQKGAIGRDVFEHLSTELDQRLAGVKDAEGHVPLEQSASPVAEPVGG from the coding sequence ATGAATTTCGAGCTGGCTTTCGTGCTGCTCTTCTCCATCGCGACAGCGGTGGCGATCGTGGCGCGCTACTTCAAGTTTCCCTACACGGTGGCGCTGGTGGTCGCGGGGCTGACGTTGGGGGTGGTGCATGCCTTCGAGCCGCCGCATCTGACGAAGGAGCTGCTCTTCGCCATCATCCTGCCGGGGCTCATCTTCGAGGCGGCCTTCCACGTCGAGTTCCGCAAGTTCTGGAAGAACAAGCTGGCCATCCACGCGCTGGCCATACCCGGGGTGGTGGCGTCGGTGGCGATCACCGCGCTGCTCTTGTCGCCGGTGGTGGGGGGGCTGAACCTGGTGCCCGGCTTCGGCTTCCTGTCCGCGCTGGTGTTCGCCGCGGTCATCGTCTCCACGGATCCCATCGCGGTGGTGGGGTTGTTCAAGGCGCTGGGCGCACCCAAGCGGCTCGCGGTGCTGGTGGAGGGCGAGAGCCTGCTCAACGACGGGACGGCCGTGGTGCTCTTCACGCTCATCGTGGCGGTGGCGTCCGGAGGGCAGTTCACGGTGGGCGGGGCGACGCTGGACTTCATCCGGGTGGCGGGCATGGGCGGGCTCATCGGCGGCGCGGTGGGCTTTGGCGTGTCCCAGGTCATCCAGCGCGTGGATGACGCCATGGTGGAGATCACCCTCACGGTGATCGCGGCCTACGGCTCGTTCGTGGTGGCCGAGCACTTCCACTACTCGGGCGTGATCGCCACGGTGACCGCCGGCATGTTGTGCGGCAACTGGACGGCGCACCTGAGCATGAGCCCCACCACGCGCGTGGCGGTGGCGAGCTTCTGGGAGTACCTGGCCTTCGCGCTCAACTCGGTGGTGTTCCTGCTCATCGGGCTGGAGGTGCAGCTCGCCTCGCTCCTGGCGTCGTGGAAGCCCATCCTCCTGGCGTACGGGGCGGTGCTCGCCGGGCGCGCGGCGGTGGTGTTCCTGGTGTCCGCGCTCCTGCGCTTCACCTCCGAGCGCATGCCCTGGACCTGGAGCGCGGTGCTCACCTGGAGCGGCCTGCGTGGCGCCATCTCCATGGTGCTGGTGCTCGGCCTGCCCGACGACTTCGCCCACCGCGAGCTGCTGGTGAACATGACGTTCGGCGTGGTGGTGCTCTCCATCATCTTCCAGGGGCTCACCATGGCGCCGCTGCTCAAGCGCCTGGGCATCACGGGCGTCAAGGACGTCTACCAGGAGAAGTACGAGCAGGCGCGGGGGCGGATGAGCGCCATCCACGCGGCCCTGACGGCGCTCGAGTCCATGCGCCGCACGCGCGACATCCCCGCGGACGTGCTCGAGCAGCTCGAGCGCGACTATCAGCGGAAGGCCTCCGAGGTCGAGCAGGAGCTGTCCGCCCTCAAGCAGCAGACGACGCGCTTCCACGAGGAGGAGCACGAGGAGGCGGTGCGGCGCATGCTCATCGTGGAGAAGGACGCGCTGCTCAAGAGCTACCAGAAGGGAGCCATCGGCCGGGACGTCTTCGAGCACCTGAGCACCGAGCTCGACCAGCGGCTCGCCGGGGTGAAGGACGCCGAGGGCCACGTGCCCCTGGAACAGTCCGCCTCGCCCGTCGCCGAGCCGGTGGGAGGCTGA
- a CDS encoding ExbD/TolR family protein: protein MAGGAQDNDEEITGINVTPLVDVVLVLLIIFMVTANFIVRETVEVDLPRAANGGETVQGLVNVVVDKQGKLFFDGAEVSEDEMRRRVTEALAKDKETRAIISADQSLPYGRVMRLIDVVKGQGIARFALNIEKDVAPTATPAEP, encoded by the coding sequence ATGGCCGGCGGCGCGCAGGACAACGACGAGGAAATCACCGGCATCAACGTCACCCCGCTGGTGGACGTGGTGCTCGTGCTGCTCATCATCTTCATGGTGACGGCCAACTTCATCGTGCGCGAGACGGTGGAGGTGGACCTGCCCCGGGCCGCCAACGGCGGCGAGACGGTGCAGGGGCTCGTCAACGTGGTGGTCGACAAGCAGGGCAAGCTCTTCTTCGACGGCGCGGAGGTGAGCGAGGACGAGATGAGGCGCCGGGTCACCGAGGCGCTGGCCAAGGACAAGGAGACGCGCGCCATCATCAGCGCGGATCAGAGCCTGCCGTATGGCCGGGTGATGCGGCTCATCGACGTGGTGAAGGGCCAGGGCATCGCCAGGTTCGCACTCAACATCGAGAAGGACGTGGCGCCCACGGCCACTCCCGCCGAGCCCTGA
- a CDS encoding ROK family protein — MARLGIDLGGTFARAAVVDEQGKIIAANKVALEERTPPAVVEAIAQAAQHALKDAGTNEVRTCGVGAAGQIQGDSGVMAVAPNLGWRNVPLGSLLSQRLGHSVRLVNDLRAAAWGEFRAGAGRGSLDMYTVFVGSGVGSAAIANGKLIQGGGGVAGELGHTKVVPDGRLCGCGERGCLEAYAGGHNIIAQTRELLASGKAPMVRELTGGNPDMVTPVTLEQAAEKGDAVARELYERIGLFLALAVANQVTVLNPARLILGGGVLTHCPGLRRRVVEGVQQYSSRTSREGLLITEAELGDDSGIIGAALLG, encoded by the coding sequence ATGGCCAGGCTTGGTATCGATCTCGGTGGCACGTTCGCGCGTGCCGCGGTGGTGGATGAACAGGGGAAGATCATCGCCGCGAACAAGGTGGCGCTCGAGGAGCGCACGCCTCCGGCGGTGGTGGAAGCCATTGCCCAGGCGGCCCAGCACGCGCTGAAGGACGCGGGCACCAACGAGGTGCGCACGTGCGGCGTGGGCGCCGCCGGGCAGATCCAGGGGGACTCGGGCGTGATGGCCGTGGCGCCCAACCTGGGCTGGCGCAACGTGCCGCTGGGCTCGTTGCTGTCCCAGCGCCTGGGCCATTCCGTGCGGCTGGTGAATGATCTGCGCGCGGCGGCCTGGGGCGAGTTCCGCGCCGGCGCGGGGCGGGGCTCCCTGGACATGTACACGGTGTTCGTGGGCTCGGGCGTGGGCAGCGCCGCCATCGCCAACGGCAAGCTCATCCAGGGCGGCGGCGGCGTGGCCGGAGAGCTGGGCCACACCAAGGTGGTGCCGGACGGGCGCCTGTGCGGCTGCGGCGAGCGGGGCTGCCTGGAGGCCTACGCGGGCGGTCACAACATCATCGCGCAGACGCGCGAGCTGCTGGCCTCGGGCAAGGCGCCGATGGTGCGCGAGCTGACGGGGGGCAACCCCGACATGGTGACGCCGGTGACGCTGGAGCAGGCGGCGGAGAAGGGCGACGCCGTGGCGCGCGAGCTGTACGAGCGCATCGGCCTGTTCCTGGCGCTGGCCGTGGCCAACCAGGTGACGGTGCTCAACCCGGCGCGGCTCATCCTGGGCGGCGGCGTGCTGACGCACTGCCCGGGGCTGCGCCGGCGCGTGGTGGAGGGCGTGCAGCAGTACTCCTCCCGCACGTCGCGCGAGGGGCTGCTCATCACCGAGGCCGAGCTGGGCGACGACAGCGGCATCATCGGAGCGGCGCTCCTCGGTTGA
- a CDS encoding energy transducer TonB produces MSQATLSALPPRRSRDWVPMFVLVSLGVHGVGFALLSRVAERPAPDIQKPVELVMVEVSKPPPPPPPPPEQEPPKPPPPKPKAPPPVKVARAEKPPPPPPPDAPPPPPNDAPPPEPAAKPVPLVVGLSLSSTTAAGGFAAPVGNTVYGKTGNTAADPKDVKAYSAPKYVPVYQVDTQPTVASEVKIPYPDEARRAGVEGSVTMSITIDAEGRVVKVVVIKGLGYGLDEAARGALLRFRFKPAIKNGEPVSTEMKYSYTFVLD; encoded by the coding sequence ATGAGCCAGGCCACCCTCTCCGCCCTGCCCCCTCGCCGCTCCCGCGATTGGGTGCCGATGTTCGTGCTCGTGTCCCTGGGCGTCCACGGGGTGGGCTTCGCCCTGCTCTCGCGCGTGGCGGAGCGCCCGGCGCCCGACATCCAGAAGCCCGTGGAGCTGGTGATGGTGGAGGTGTCCAAGCCGCCTCCCCCTCCGCCGCCTCCACCCGAGCAGGAGCCGCCCAAGCCGCCCCCGCCCAAGCCGAAGGCACCGCCTCCGGTGAAGGTCGCCCGGGCCGAGAAGCCGCCTCCGCCGCCTCCGCCGGACGCGCCTCCCCCGCCCCCCAATGACGCGCCCCCTCCCGAGCCGGCCGCCAAGCCGGTGCCGCTGGTGGTGGGCCTCTCGCTGTCCTCCACCACGGCCGCGGGCGGCTTCGCCGCGCCGGTGGGCAACACCGTCTATGGAAAGACGGGCAACACGGCGGCGGATCCCAAGGACGTGAAGGCGTACTCGGCGCCCAAGTACGTGCCCGTGTACCAGGTGGACACCCAGCCCACGGTCGCCTCCGAGGTGAAGATTCCCTACCCCGACGAGGCCCGGCGCGCGGGCGTCGAGGGCTCGGTCACCATGTCCATCACCATCGACGCCGAGGGGCGCGTGGTGAAGGTCGTCGTCATCAAGGGGCTCGGCTACGGGCTCGACGAGGCGGCGCGCGGCGCCCTGCTGCGCTTCCGCTTCAAGCCCGCCATCAAGAACGGCGAGCCGGTGTCCACGGAGATGAAGTACTCCTACACCTTCGTGCTGGACTGA
- a CDS encoding DUF4398 domain-containing protein: MRKAMAGAVVCVLGLTGCMGAPLRYGPSEPLVDTQVPIQQAEEAGAAQHPDAAQHLEWARQQTQGARRLIEQNRRDEAALFLKRAAVDAELALALAREAPARAEADQVLQQVRELQQDTVPAQ; this comes from the coding sequence ATGCGAAAGGCAATGGCCGGCGCGGTGGTGTGCGTGTTGGGACTGACGGGCTGTATGGGAGCCCCCCTGCGGTACGGGCCGTCCGAGCCGCTCGTGGACACGCAGGTGCCCATCCAGCAGGCGGAGGAGGCGGGTGCGGCCCAGCATCCCGATGCGGCGCAACACCTGGAGTGGGCACGGCAGCAGACACAAGGTGCGCGCCGGCTGATCGAACAGAACCGGCGGGATGAAGCGGCGCTGTTCCTCAAGCGGGCGGCGGTGGACGCGGAGCTGGCCCTGGCGCTGGCGCGCGAGGCCCCGGCCCGCGCCGAGGCCGATCAGGTGCTCCAGCAGGTGCGCGAGCTCCAGCAGGACACGGTGCCGGCGCAATGA